From one Triticum urartu cultivar G1812 chromosome 3, Tu2.1, whole genome shotgun sequence genomic stretch:
- the LOC125543525 gene encoding uncharacterized protein LOC125543525 has translation MGANCCIAAKQRPEPSVASVEVSAYRTRHSPSWSFRWDNRTHIEDIMENAALFSNHSSGNIRPELKSGSIAPTEGHPNEDNLPDVFRGVKCQKPDKKMEASKRSKAGLQAVQSTASNSPPEAKSCKSSDMVNVASDIKTSKSLPSTPPLVSRTDPSSSRCHSLHVDSFSMRKARRSPGHQLCRQISDSKIPSLKSFSESSYAGGRPSSSMLSTCSNDPFGGGSQHGGSSDGWSTRTFSDLVASSQRERWSVDSELFGSISSKIARPNDSHATALSPDEGICKLCSKLLKERSTWSAHDLGVVAVLFCGHAYHANCLDSTTSECEKYDPPCPVCTHGEKGAAKLFGKLDSKIKSRKSKNVILDTDIDRSSKHKKRSMREPRLGTSSSMKDSFRRPFLKRHFSIGSRPPRSVLRSEPTGKKGFWARHWRE, from the exons ATGGGGGCTAATTGTTGCATAGCTGCCAAGCAGAGGCCTGAGCCATCAGTAGCTTCAGTTGAAGTTTCGGCATACAGGACAAGACACTCGCCGTCATGGAGCTTCCGGTGGGACAACCGCACACACATAGAGGATATAATGGAAAACGCTGCACTGTTTTCCAATCACAGTAGTGGAAACATTCGTCCAGAACTAAAGAGTGGTTCCATTGCACCAACCGAAGGCCATCCCAATGAGGACAATCTCCCTGATGTTTTCCGCGGGGTCAAATGTCAAAAACCTGACAAGAAGATGGAAGCATCCAAACGTTCCAAAGCTGGTCTTCAAG CCGTTCAATCTACAGCGAGCAATTCACCTCCTGAG GCAAAGTCCTGCAAATCATCAGATATGGTAAATGTTGCTTCAGACATAAAGACATCAAAGTCCCTTCCTTCAACACCACCCCTAGTATCCAGAACAGATCCTTCATCCTCTAGGTGTCATTCTCTTCATGTGGACTCATTCTCAATGAGGAAAGCACGTCGATCACCTGGACATCAACTATGTAGGCAGATCTCGGACAGCAAGATCCCATCTCTCAAGTCCTTCAGTGAGAGTAGCTATGCAGGAGGAAGGCCATCGAGTTCCATGCTCTCGACCTGCAGTAATGATCCATTTGGAGGAGGATCACAACATGGTGGATCATCAGATGGATGGTCAACTCGCACATTTTCTGACTTAGTGGCCTCATCTCAAAGAGAGAGGTGGTCAGTTGACAGTGAGCTCTTTGGCTCTATCAGCAGTAAAATAGCTAGACCAAATGATTCACATGCAACTGCTCTCTCTCCTGACGAAGGGATATGCAAGCTGTGTTCAAAGCTATTAAAGGAACGGTCTACATGGAGTGCTCATGATCTGGGTGTAGTAGCTGTTTTATTCTGTGGTCATGCATATCATGCAAACTGTTTGGATAGTACTACTTCTGAGTGTGAGAAATATGATCCTCCATGTCCTGTATGCACCCATGGTGAGAAAGGTGCAGCAAAGCTATTTGGTAAGTTGGACTCAAAGATTAAGAGCAGGAAATCTAAAAATGTGATCTTAGATACTGATATAGATAGGAGCTCTAAGCACAAGAAGAGAAGTATGAGGGAACCCAGGTTAGGCACAAGTTCTAGCATGAAGGATTCATTTCGTCGACCATTTTTAAAGAGGCATTTTTCAATTGGTTCTCGACCGCCAAGATCAGTTCTGAGGAGTGAGCCAACAGGAAAGAAAGGTTTCTGGGCAAGACACTGGAGAGAATAG